The proteins below come from a single Bacteroidia bacterium genomic window:
- a CDS encoding 2-oxoacid:ferredoxin oxidoreductase subunit beta, translating to MAEVSTLNHTPTLTAKDFASDQEVRWCPGCGDYSILKQVQTVLPELGIPREKFAFISGIGCSSRFPYYMEAYGLHSIHGRATAIAAGLKMIRPDLSVWIISGDGDALSIGTNHTLQLIRRNFDVQLLVFNNQIYGLTKGQYSPTSEEGKVTKSTPMGSIDHPFNPCALVLGADATFVARSLDRDPKHLQMVLKRAAHHRGTSFVEIYQNCNIFNDGAFFVFTEKETKFQKGIYVEHGKPMLFDNGKKGIKLDGTKPIVVDMSEASVNDLWIHDETDIIKANILTRMFEDPDKTDLPRPFGVLYVANRPCYEDLMKQQIQDAIEQKGKGDITKLINSGDTWVIA from the coding sequence ATGGCAGAAGTGAGTACATTGAACCATACACCCACACTTACAGCGAAAGACTTCGCTTCAGATCAAGAAGTGCGCTGGTGTCCCGGGTGTGGGGATTATTCTATCCTAAAGCAGGTTCAAACCGTTTTACCAGAATTAGGGATTCCGCGCGAAAAATTTGCCTTTATCTCGGGAATTGGATGTTCAAGCCGTTTTCCTTATTACATGGAGGCTTATGGCTTACATTCTATTCATGGCAGAGCTACTGCTATAGCAGCAGGCTTGAAAATGATTCGCCCTGACCTATCCGTATGGATTATTTCGGGTGATGGGGATGCACTCTCTATCGGAACAAACCACACTTTACAACTCATTCGCCGAAACTTTGACGTACAACTCTTAGTGTTTAACAATCAAATTTATGGTCTGACTAAAGGACAATACTCCCCTACTTCCGAAGAAGGTAAAGTTACTAAATCTACCCCTATGGGTTCTATTGATCACCCCTTCAACCCTTGTGCCTTAGTCCTCGGCGCTGATGCAACCTTTGTAGCACGTTCTTTAGACCGCGACCCTAAACACTTACAAATGGTACTCAAACGAGCTGCGCATCATAGAGGCACTTCGTTTGTAGAAATTTATCAAAACTGCAACATTTTTAATGACGGCGCTTTCTTTGTCTTTACCGAAAAAGAAACTAAATTCCAAAAAGGAATCTATGTAGAACACGGCAAGCCCATGCTTTTTGACAATGGCAAAAAAGGTATCAAATTAGATGGTACTAAGCCCATAGTGGTAGATATGTCCGAAGCTTCTGTAAATGACCTATGGATACATGATGAAACAGACATAATTAAAGCTAATATCCTGACACGCATGTTTGAGGACCCTGATAAAACCGATTTACCTCGTCCTTTTGGTGTGCTATATGTCGCTAACCGACCTTGCTACGAAGATTTAATGAAGCAGCAAATTCAGGATGCTATTGAACAAAAAGGAAAGGGCGATATTACTAAACTTATCAATTCAGGGGATACTTGGGTAATTGCATAA